The following proteins are encoded in a genomic region of Bacteroidota bacterium:
- a CDS encoding putative metal-dependent hydrolase: METINLDQLRFPIGKFIAPDTISAADMQAWKYELAQFPRKIQEIVSTLELHQLGWRYRPEGWNIRQVIHHCADSHMNAYIRTKLLLTEDNPTIKPYAEALWADLPDTTEAPVEWSIMLLDGVHRRWSLLFNHLTGEQWKRTYTHPQYGKVYSLDTVLALYAWHCRHHLAHITQALKAGGTY; this comes from the coding sequence ATGGAAACAATAAACCTCGATCAGTTACGCTTCCCGATAGGGAAATTTATCGCCCCTGATACCATCAGTGCTGCCGATATGCAGGCATGGAAGTACGAGCTGGCGCAGTTTCCGCGTAAAATTCAGGAAATTGTTTCCACGCTTGAGCTCCATCAGCTTGGCTGGCGCTATCGCCCCGAAGGCTGGAACATACGTCAGGTTATTCATCATTGTGCCGACAGCCACATGAATGCCTATATCCGAACCAAACTTTTGCTTACTGAAGATAATCCCACCATAAAACCGTATGCCGAAGCCCTCTGGGCCGACTTACCCGATACCACTGAAGCGCCGGTAGAATGGTCAATCATGCTGCTTGATGGTGTGCACCGCCGGTGGAGCCTGCTGTTCAACCACCTCACAGGCGAACAGTGGAAACGCACCTACACCCATCCGCAATACGGCAAAGTGTATTCACTTGATACCGTACTTGCGCTTTACGCCTGGCATTGCCGCCATCATCTGGCGCATATTACCCAGGCACTCAAAGCCGGCGGGACTTACTAA